Part of the Cuniculiplasma divulgatum genome, TTCTATAGTAAAATATTTTCTCTTTTGGAAATTTAGAAAAGAATTTTCAATTTTGACCTATTAATAAAACCTCATTATTTCGTAATGTAAAGCTGTCTTAATTTAATCAAAGACTTTGAATAGTGCTAGAATATAGCTTTTATTTCTAATTCTCTCTTTCACATTCCATAAGATCTGTTTAGATATCCTCTTGTCCTTAATATCTCAATATGGAATAATCAAACTTAGGCGCAGAATAGTTTTTACATAATTTCTACATTTCATTACTTCAATCTAATTTTTTTTAAAATTAAATATTAGGCAGTTATGTTTGGCTTAAAGAAAAGGCCTACAACCAACTCATCAGACTTAGAAATATCGATACCGGATGATATTTTCGCAAGTCCCGGATTCTCTCCCGTACTTTTAAATGCTTTCCATAAACGATAAGCATCGGTTGGATGTAGAACTACCTTTTTAAATGCATTTAAGATATATTCGTTTCTCTCAACCCGCTTGAACTCAAAACCCTGACTACTCATATAAGGAATGAGTTCACTTGAGAAACCATCATGAATTTGAATGGCAAGATAATCAAAGTTTTTGATTATATCGATGCTTAATGGAATTACAAATCGTTCTGCCCCCTCGATATCCATCTTCATATAATGGATTGAATTTACTGGAACTTTGAGATTTTCAATAATATTTTGTAACGTATCTGCTTTGGATTCGAAATTTTTTCCCTTAAATGAAAGAGAGAGTTTTTCCTTTTTATCTGAGACTGCACTATTTATTGGTATAACGTTGCCACATTTATTTTTCTTTATATTGTACTGTAATGTTTTAAAATCCTCTGGAGAGGGCTCTATTGCAATTACCTTGCCTTCATTCCCGACAATTTTCGAAGCTATTACTGCAAATTCACCAATACCCGCACCTACATCCACCACAATACCTCCTTTCTTAATTTTTTGGATTCTGTATACATTTAACACATAACTTTCTATAATAGCAGCTAAGTCATGAGGGTCGTTATACTGCAGATTGAAATTACCAAATTTTATTCTGGAATCACTCATTCAAACCTCTCCTTTGCTTTATCAAACATTTTAATAGTTTTGCCCTCTTAAATGTTTTTATACTTATTTCACGACGCGGGTTGGTTTACTCTTAAATTCTTCCACTTCTGAAGTTAGATTGAAAAAAACTTGTTTCTTATGGCTATGGTATCACTGCCTGAAATTGCAATTTCAGTATCTTGAATTAAAATATTTCGGCTTTCTTTAATTTTCTTATCCAATTTTGTTACCTTTTCGAACAGTTTAGCATTTAGTGCTTATTGCTTATTCCTAAGTTCATGTTATGTGTTAATTTAGATTCATACTTTTAGTATGAGATACTAAGGGGATCCTATGAATGCATTTTATCATTCAAGCCTGGGAATTTGAAGGATAAGAGAATATCACAACAAGCCATTTGCAAAATTTAAACAAGAATAACGAGTGAATGGCATATAAATATCTAAGTTTTAAGTTCAACATTAGGTGGAGTGGAAAATACAGAAAAAAGACTGAATGAAACTGTCGCTGAAAATAATTAGAAGATAAAATCACAGAGCAAATAAATTGAGAATAATATGGGGATAATAGCCAGACAAAATTTGAACAAAAATAATAAAGAAGTGTATTACACAATTCAATTGCCATCTGTCATTTACTTTATAGTGTTGTAATACTACACTTTCATTGCAATCTCCCATGCATTCTAACCATTTCCATTTAACCTAATCCCTCCTCACATGATTCTTTTTAATCCTAAGAAATATATTTCCACGATCAACCGATTCCTTCCGTTCATCCTTGGGATGTTTTTCGGATTTCTCAGATCTGTAATAAATGACAGGAGCGTCAAGATCCTCATGACAAATTGAGGTATGGGCATATATTCATCAGCATCAATCATGTCAGAAATCGATATCATATCCAGATTCAGGCCAAAGTAGAAGCTTACATCATATGCTGGATTGTTTCAAGACAGAATCAATCGGGATCATCAGATATAAGAAGGA contains:
- a CDS encoding FkbM family methyltransferase — its product is MSDSRIKFGNFNLQYNDPHDLAAIIESYVLNVYRIQKIKKGGIVVDVGAGIGEFAVIASKIVGNEGKVIAIEPSPEDFKTLQYNIKKNKCGNVIPINSAVSDKKEKLSLSFKGKNFESKADTLQNIIENLKVPVNSIHYMKMDIEGAERFVIPLSIDIIKNFDYLAIQIHDGFSSELIPYMSSQGFEFKRVERNEYILNAFKKVVLHPTDAYRLWKAFKSTGENPGLAKISSGIDISKSDELVVGLFFKPNITA